The Sphingosinicellaceae bacterium genome includes the window ATCCCGAGCCCGCCGGCGGCGATGAAGCTGGCGGTGGCCGAAAAGCACATTCGCAACGCCCCCGGGCTATGGCCGTACAACCCTGTGCCGTGCGCCCCCTCGCATAGCCAGCGCAATCGCATGGTCGATACGGTGTGGCCCGCGCCTGCCGGCAGAGGCGATGTTCGACTATTTACCCGCCACAAACTGCCGCCGGATATATTTGCGCGCTTGTCATTCCGCGAGGCCCGGTCAGAGTGGCGTCATGTCCGACTATGCACACTACGATCACGTCGTCGCTATCGAAGCGGCCGACATCGACTTCATGGGGCATGTCAACAATGCCAGCTACCTGAAGTGGATTCAGGCCGCCGTCATCGCACACTGGCAGCGGTTCGCACCCGCCGAGGCCGTCGCCGATCACCTGTGGGTCGCGCTCAAGCACGAGATCACCTACCGCAAGCCGACGTTCCTCGACGACGACGTGATCGCGACCGTGGTGCTGGAAAAGATCCACGGCGCCCGCGCGTTCTACGAAACCATCATCAAGCGCGGCGAGGTCGTCCTCGCCGAGGCCAAGTCGAGTTGGTGCTGCCTCGACGCGCAATCACTGCGCCCGGCGCGCCTTGCCAGCAGCGTCATCGAGCGGTTTCTCGGCAAAGCCTGAGGCGGGGGCGGCAACCCGGTTCCAAATGGTTGCGGCGGGCTAGCACTTTCCTGAGTTTACCGCCGACAGCTGGCTACGCTTAGTGGCCGGATGAACCCCCCTTCCGAACTCGACCCCAAAGCAGACGCTGCCGAACTCCTGGCCGAGCGGCTCGAACGCCTCGGCCTGCCGCGGGGCAGCTACACGGTCAAACCCCTCGACCGCCTGCGCAAGTTCATCGCCCAGCGGATGACCGACAGCGCCCGCGACATCCCGCACTTCCCGCTGTCGATGGACATCGGCCTCGACGCGCTGATGGCGGCGCGCGCGAAGCACAACGTCGGTGATATGCCGAAGCTGTCAGTCAACGACCTGGTCGTCAAGGCGGCGGCGCTGGCGCTGGTCGACGTCCCCGAAGTCAACGTCAGCTATACCCCCGACGGCATGCTCCAGCACGCCCATGCCGACGTCGCGGTGGCCGTCGCGGTCAAGGGCGGCCTGACGACTCCGATCGTCCGCTCCGCCGACA containing:
- a CDS encoding acyl-CoA thioesterase, which gives rise to MSDYAHYDHVVAIEAADIDFMGHVNNASYLKWIQAAVIAHWQRFAPAEAVADHLWVALKHEITYRKPTFLDDDVIATVVLEKIHGARAFYETIIKRGEVVLAEAKSSWCCLDAQSLRPARLASSVIERFLGKA
- a CDS encoding 2-oxo acid dehydrogenase subunit E2, with the protein product MNPPSELDPKADAAELLAERLERLGLPRGSYTVKPLDRLRKFIAQRMTDSARDIPHFPLSMDIGLDALMAARAKHNVGDMPKLSVNDLVVKAAALALVDVPEVNVSYTPDGMLQHAHADVAVAVAVKGGLTTPIVRSADTKPVAAIAAELRDLAARAAKFRLQPDEYTGGTFTVSNLGMFGVTSFGSILNPPQAAILSVGAGRRRPVLVDGGLAEEQFMTVTLTCDHRALDGATGARWLQAFRALVEAPDRLLAD